TATTTCACTCAATTTGTTAAAATCGATACAGCCTATGCTACTATTTACATCAGCTAAACTAGAAACTCTTTTATCGTACCCTATAGCGCTATACCTGGCATTTTCTAGCTTCATAAAAACATAATTTGTATCATTTTTCAGATAGTCTGGCTTAATGCTATAAAAAGCTATTGAACTTAATATACCTATAATTATCAAAACTGTTATAAGTTCAACTAGTGTAAAAGCTTTTTTCATGGCCTTTGTAACGTCCTTTTGGCAATTCTTACCGGAGAGACAAAACCTTTTATTTTCGGATGTGATGAATTTGTCTCAACTACCGTTTCTATCAGTACATAGCCGTGAGACTCTTCTGTTAAAATAGGCACTACTCTATCGCAAGCCGACAGTTCAACACCATCGTTATCCTTACCGTTATAAAGATAATATTTTGTTATATTTACATCTGCTATGAATCTTCTATCGTTTGAATAAAATCTTAGATTTTTTATACAGCCTCTGTTTAAACTTCTGTCATCTCCCTCTATTTTCAAAATAGTAGCTTCAATGACGCTTTGCATAAATATTTCCGCTTGCTCTTTTATGTAGCTATCACTTATATGTT
This Nitrosophilus labii DNA region includes the following protein-coding sequences:
- a CDS encoding prepilin-type N-terminal cleavage/methylation domain-containing protein, whose protein sequence is MKKAFTLVELITVLIIIGILSSIAFYSIKPDYLKNDTNYVFMKLENARYSAIGYDKRVSSLADVNSSIGCIDFNKLSEIDDKTKSKNYVFRSKLNYTLDILCFDNIGRLHDGSIDNNMTTLDSLIQSNVIIKLNYKDKNSTIKVYPFSGYIEIIY